The Geodermatophilaceae bacterium NBWT11 genome has a segment encoding these proteins:
- a CDS encoding ABC transporter substrate-binding protein, with product MSSARPSAPHRRRTAVRAGVVVLAATSLAACSSTGPATTDRTGIIIGRAMDVNSLDISRSLCDTCQIYNSAVYETVVRATPDGELEPLLAESWEANEDSTQFTFEIDPDAVFADGSAVEAEDVAWSWLRVQNLQGLPSYFMQGITGVEATGDRTVVVTSAAPNSAFLNIASASYMGVVNSDVAAENGATADADAASSDTAEQWFLENSAGSGQYVLDSYSEGSEIVLSANDSYWGEEPNFSSVTIKEVTDASAQLQQLQQGDIDLAMQISFDSLDQIESDSSLTTDVVPSYNFLYLALSPGVAGGEALQDVRVRDAIRMGIDYDTVIDATLAGNGERQSTGIPNGFEGSEDLPIPDFDPDGARALLAEAGYPDGLTLDATYPTFSAYGVSSNTEMQSIQQSLAEVGVTLNLAPVDFSTWGEQIDSTGYPVTAIYFAPDHPDTVQYFQYFSLIDGSVWAGRARMPVSPEENDLVAAALAQSGDERTATYTELGQLMYDDAIILPIVNPSYILASSADLQGNNYDITRNLDLTRLSFTD from the coding sequence ATGAGCAGCGCCCGCCCGAGTGCACCGCACCGTCGACGAACCGCAGTACGGGCAGGGGTCGTGGTCCTGGCCGCGACGTCCCTGGCGGCGTGCTCCTCGACCGGGCCGGCCACCACCGACCGGACCGGGATCATCATCGGCCGGGCGATGGACGTGAACTCCCTGGACATCTCCCGGTCGCTCTGCGACACGTGCCAGATCTACAACTCCGCGGTCTACGAGACGGTCGTGCGGGCCACCCCGGACGGCGAGCTCGAGCCGCTGCTGGCGGAGTCGTGGGAGGCCAACGAGGACTCCACCCAGTTCACCTTCGAGATCGACCCCGACGCCGTGTTCGCCGACGGTTCGGCCGTCGAGGCCGAGGACGTGGCCTGGTCGTGGCTGCGGGTGCAGAACCTGCAGGGCCTGCCCAGCTACTTCATGCAGGGCATCACCGGTGTCGAGGCCACCGGGGACCGCACCGTCGTCGTCACCTCGGCGGCGCCGAACTCGGCCTTCCTGAACATCGCCTCGGCGTCCTACATGGGCGTGGTCAACTCCGACGTCGCGGCCGAGAACGGCGCGACCGCCGACGCCGACGCGGCCAGCAGCGACACCGCCGAGCAGTGGTTCCTGGAGAACTCGGCCGGCTCCGGTCAGTACGTCCTGGACTCCTACTCCGAGGGCTCGGAGATCGTGCTGTCGGCCAACGACTCCTACTGGGGCGAGGAGCCGAACTTCTCCAGCGTCACGATCAAGGAGGTCACCGACGCCTCGGCGCAGCTGCAGCAGCTGCAGCAGGGCGACATCGACCTGGCCATGCAGATCAGCTTCGACTCCCTGGACCAGATCGAGTCCGACTCGTCGCTGACCACCGACGTCGTCCCCTCCTACAACTTCCTGTACCTGGCGCTGTCCCCCGGCGTGGCCGGCGGGGAGGCCCTGCAGGACGTGCGGGTGCGCGACGCCATCCGGATGGGCATCGACTACGACACCGTCATCGACGCCACGCTGGCCGGCAACGGCGAGCGCCAGTCCACCGGCATCCCGAACGGCTTCGAGGGCAGCGAGGACCTGCCGATCCCGGACTTCGACCCGGACGGCGCCCGCGCGCTCCTGGCCGAGGCCGGCTACCCCGACGGGCTGACCCTCGACGCCACGTACCCGACGTTCTCGGCCTACGGGGTCAGCTCCAACACCGAGATGCAGTCGATCCAGCAGAGCCTGGCCGAGGTCGGCGTGACGCTGAACCTGGCGCCGGTGGACTTCTCCACCTGGGGCGAGCAGATCGACAGCACCGGCTACCCGGTGACCGCGATCTACTTCGCGCCCGACCACCCCGACACCGTCCAGTACTTCCAGTACTTCTCGCTGATCGACGGCTCGGTCTGGGCCGGCCGGGCCCGGATGCCGGTCAGTCCGGAGGAGAACGACCTGGTGGCGGCGGCCCTGGCGCAGTCCGGTGACGAGCGGACGGCGACCTACACCGAGCTGGGCCAGCTGATGTACGACGACGCGATCATCCTGCCGATCGTGAACCCGAGCTACATCCTGGCCAGCTCGGCCGACCTCCAGGGCAACAACTACGACATCACCCGCAACCTCGACCTGACCAGGCTCTCCTTCACCGACTGA
- a CDS encoding NAD(P)/FAD-dependent oxidoreductase — protein MLTLPAVPVTRPSLISRRPPSATAWRARWTSAPGGTGSIALTYIERPTWKRPAEALVSDDLQSWLARFQDALTARDVDAVVDLFAPECFWRDLVAFTWNIATAEGRDAVRARLVEVLDRVDPTGFRVSAGTSPTRNGALEEAWIEFETSVGRGRGHLRLTGGRAWTLLTTLFELTGHEEATGTRRPRGTEPRPGPGTAEPYVLVIGGGQGGIALGARLKALGVPAVVVDRHGRPGDQWRSRYQSLRLHDPVWYDHLPYLPFPPTWPVFAPKDAIADWLEVYVRVMEIDYRSATTVRSASFDATAGRWDVVLERDGEELTVHPVQLVFATGMSGKPRVPVFPGADRFRGEQRHSSEHDGSGAHDGRRVVVVGSNNSAHDICAALWENGADVTMVQRSSTLVVRSEAVLQSMAGTYSEEALAAGVTTMQADLTLASVPLALLGRFQKPVYDRIRVQDADFYARLEAVGFALDFGEDDTGMLLKYLRRGSGYYIDVGASELIADGSVRLARGQVRELTEDAVVLEDGTELPADLVVHATGYDPMNGWVADLVDQDTADRVGRVWGTGSGTTGDPGPWEGELRNVWKPTAVPQLWFHAGNLSQSRHYSLYLALQLAARYAGIPTPVSERAPVHHRR, from the coding sequence ATGCTGACGTTGCCGGCGGTCCCGGTGACCAGGCCCTCGCTGATCAGCCGTCGTCCGCCCTCGGCCACGGCCTGGCGGGCGCGCTGGACGTCGGCACCTGGTGGGACGGGCTCCATCGCCCTAACGTATATCGAACGACCGACATGGAAAAGACCCGCGGAGGCGCTCGTGTCCGACGACCTGCAGTCCTGGCTGGCCCGCTTCCAGGACGCGCTCACCGCCCGGGACGTCGACGCGGTCGTGGACCTGTTCGCCCCGGAGTGCTTCTGGCGGGACCTCGTCGCCTTCACGTGGAACATCGCCACCGCCGAGGGCCGCGACGCCGTCCGGGCCCGGCTGGTCGAGGTGCTGGACCGGGTGGACCCCACCGGCTTCCGGGTGTCCGCGGGCACGTCGCCCACGCGCAACGGGGCCCTCGAGGAGGCGTGGATCGAGTTCGAGACCTCGGTGGGCCGCGGTCGCGGGCACCTGCGGCTGACCGGCGGCCGGGCGTGGACGCTGCTCACCACGCTGTTCGAGCTCACCGGCCACGAGGAGGCGACCGGCACCCGCCGTCCCCGCGGCACCGAGCCCCGCCCAGGACCGGGGACGGCCGAGCCGTACGTGCTGGTGATCGGCGGCGGGCAGGGCGGCATCGCGCTGGGTGCTCGGCTCAAGGCACTCGGCGTCCCGGCGGTGGTGGTGGACCGGCACGGCCGGCCGGGTGACCAGTGGCGCAGCCGGTACCAGTCCCTGCGCCTGCACGACCCGGTCTGGTACGACCACCTGCCCTACCTCCCCTTCCCGCCCACCTGGCCGGTCTTCGCCCCCAAGGACGCGATCGCCGACTGGCTGGAGGTGTACGTGCGGGTGATGGAGATCGACTACCGGTCGGCCACCACCGTCCGCTCCGCGTCCTTCGACGCCACCGCCGGACGCTGGGACGTGGTGCTGGAGCGGGACGGCGAGGAGCTCACCGTCCACCCGGTCCAGCTGGTGTTCGCCACCGGCATGAGCGGCAAGCCCCGGGTGCCGGTCTTCCCCGGCGCGGACCGCTTCCGCGGGGAGCAGCGGCACTCCTCCGAGCACGACGGCTCCGGCGCGCACGACGGACGACGGGTGGTGGTGGTCGGGTCGAACAACTCCGCGCACGACATCTGCGCGGCGCTGTGGGAGAACGGCGCCGACGTCACGATGGTCCAACGCAGCTCCACCCTCGTCGTCCGCAGCGAGGCCGTGCTGCAGTCGATGGCCGGGACGTACTCCGAGGAGGCGCTGGCCGCCGGGGTGACCACGATGCAGGCGGACCTGACGCTGGCGTCGGTCCCGCTGGCGCTGCTGGGCCGCTTCCAGAAGCCGGTCTACGACCGCATCCGGGTGCAGGACGCCGACTTCTACGCGCGGTTGGAGGCCGTCGGCTTCGCGCTGGACTTCGGCGAGGACGACACCGGCATGCTGCTGAAGTACCTGCGTCGGGGCTCGGGCTACTACATCGACGTGGGCGCCTCCGAGCTGATCGCCGACGGCTCGGTGCGGCTGGCCCGCGGGCAGGTCCGCGAGCTCACCGAGGACGCCGTGGTGCTGGAGGACGGCACCGAGCTGCCGGCCGACCTCGTCGTCCACGCCACCGGGTACGACCCGATGAACGGCTGGGTCGCCGACCTCGTCGACCAGGACACCGCCGACCGGGTGGGCCGGGTCTGGGGCACGGGCTCGGGGACGACGGGCGACCCGGGGCCCTGGGAGGGCGAGCTGCGCAACGTGTGGAAGCCGACCGCCGTCCCCCAGCTGTGGTTCCACGCCGGGAACCTGTCCCAGTCGCGGCACTACTCGCTGTACCTGGCCCTGCAGCTGGCCGCCCGGTACGCAGGCATCCCGACCCCGGTCAGCGAGCGGGCGCCGGTGCACCACCGGCGCTGA
- a CDS encoding TVP38/TMEM64 family protein encodes MRRARVTTAQAVRAALLVLLLVAGVVLAVTVDLPSVATLRGWLADAGAWGWVGLVVVSALVTLAPVPRTALSVLAGVLAGFEGGLVVAWASGVLGAAAGFGVARLLGRDTVQRLAGPRLARADAVLTHRGVLSTLLGRLTPVAPFTLVSYAGGLSGIRFRDHLLGTAIGLVPGTVLHVGVGATVGAAGELGGWTLLASALPFAVVGTVLVVRWLRRRRLTRSAAV; translated from the coding sequence ATGAGGCGGGCGCGGGTGACGACGGCGCAGGCCGTGCGGGCAGCGCTGTTGGTCCTGCTGCTGGTCGCCGGGGTGGTGCTGGCGGTGACCGTCGACCTGCCCTCGGTGGCGACGCTGCGCGGGTGGCTGGCCGACGCGGGGGCCTGGGGCTGGGTCGGGCTCGTCGTGGTGTCGGCGCTGGTCACCCTCGCCCCGGTGCCGCGGACGGCGCTCAGCGTGCTCGCCGGGGTGCTCGCCGGGTTCGAGGGCGGCCTGGTGGTGGCCTGGGCCAGCGGGGTGCTGGGTGCCGCGGCCGGGTTCGGGGTGGCCCGGCTGCTGGGCCGGGACACCGTGCAGCGGCTGGCCGGGCCCCGGCTGGCCCGGGCCGACGCCGTGCTGACCCACCGCGGGGTGCTGTCCACCCTGCTCGGGCGGCTGACGCCGGTCGCCCCGTTCACGCTGGTCAGCTACGCGGGCGGGCTCTCGGGCATCCGCTTCCGCGACCACCTGCTGGGGACGGCGATCGGCCTGGTCCCGGGCACCGTGCTGCACGTCGGGGTGGGCGCCACGGTCGGTGCGGCCGGCGAGCTCGGCGGGTGGACGCTGCTGGCCAGCGCGCTGCCGTTCGCCGTCGTCGGCACCGTGCTCGTGGTCCGCTGGCTGCGGCGGCGCCGTCTGACCCGGTCTGCGGCCGTCTAG
- a CDS encoding ATP-binding protein yields the protein MDPVRNPYAPGAGQRPPELAGRDTELSAFDVVLERIAHGRPERSLVLTGLRGVGKTVLLNQLRSAAIARGWGTGKIEARPDQSLRRPVSSALHMALRELGPRHGDQESVQEVLGVVKAFAQRQAPDAKVRDRWQPGIDVPAATGRADSGDMEIDLVELLSDAAGVAADIGSGIALFIDEMQDVQPDDVSAICAACHELSQQGAPLIVVGAGLPHLPAVLSASKSYSERLFRYLRIDRLDRPAADRALVGPAEREDVAFDAEALDALYDAADGYPYFVQAYGKVTWDVAATSPITAADVAMAAPAAEAELAVGFFGSRYDRATPAEREYMHAMAELGGPSGTAVSTSDVAVSLGRKPASLSPARDSLIKKGLVYSAERGQIAFTVPHFGRYLLRQPG from the coding sequence ATGGACCCCGTGCGGAACCCGTACGCCCCCGGCGCCGGTCAGCGGCCCCCCGAGCTCGCCGGCCGCGACACCGAGCTGAGCGCCTTCGACGTCGTCCTCGAGCGGATCGCGCACGGCCGCCCGGAGCGGTCGCTGGTGCTCACCGGGCTGCGCGGGGTCGGCAAGACGGTGCTGCTCAACCAGCTGCGGTCCGCGGCGATCGCCCGCGGGTGGGGGACCGGCAAGATCGAGGCCCGGCCCGACCAGTCGCTGCGGCGGCCGGTCTCCAGCGCGCTGCACATGGCGCTGCGCGAGCTGGGTCCGCGGCACGGCGACCAGGAGTCGGTGCAGGAGGTGCTGGGCGTGGTCAAGGCCTTCGCCCAGCGGCAGGCACCGGACGCCAAGGTGCGCGACCGCTGGCAGCCGGGCATCGACGTCCCCGCCGCCACCGGCCGGGCCGACAGCGGCGACATGGAGATCGACCTGGTCGAGCTGCTCAGCGACGCCGCCGGGGTGGCCGCCGACATCGGCAGCGGCATCGCGCTGTTCATCGACGAGATGCAGGACGTGCAGCCCGACGACGTCAGCGCCATCTGCGCCGCCTGCCACGAGCTCTCCCAGCAGGGGGCGCCGCTGATCGTGGTGGGCGCCGGGCTGCCGCACCTGCCCGCCGTCCTCAGTGCCTCGAAGTCCTACTCCGAGCGGCTGTTCCGCTACCTGCGGATCGACCGGCTGGACCGCCCCGCCGCCGACCGAGCCCTGGTCGGCCCGGCCGAGCGGGAGGACGTCGCCTTCGACGCCGAGGCCCTCGACGCGCTCTACGACGCCGCCGACGGCTACCCCTACTTCGTGCAGGCCTACGGCAAGGTCACCTGGGACGTCGCCGCCACCTCGCCGATCACCGCCGCCGACGTCGCGATGGCCGCACCGGCCGCCGAGGCCGAGCTGGCGGTGGGGTTCTTCGGCTCCCGCTACGACCGGGCCACCCCCGCCGAGCGGGAGTACATGCACGCGATGGCCGAGCTGGGCGGGCCCTCCGGCACCGCCGTCAGCACCTCCGACGTCGCGGTCTCCCTGGGCCGCAAGCCCGCCTCGCTCTCCCCGGCCCGGGACTCGCTGATCAAGAAGGGCCTGGTCTACAGCGCCGAGCGCGGCCAGATCGCCTTCACCGTGCCCCACTTCGGCCGGTACCTGCTGCGCCAGCCGGGCTGA
- a CDS encoding aminotransferase class III-fold pyridoxal phosphate-dependent enzyme produces the protein MYGHMTANEHTMPPSFPQFYARGEGALTWDVDGNRYIDFMCAFGPMLLGHRNPRVDAAAAAQQALGDTLTGPSARMVEFAELLTDTVAHADWAVFAKNGTDATSTAIRIARAATGKSKFLKAAVAYHGANDWFTPRAVGVTAEDRANIVEFEYNDVASLRAAVDAHAGDVAAIIVTPFRHDAFVPQELVDPAFARAARELATAEGAALVLDEVRTGFRLDVRGAWESLGIRPDLTAFSKALGNGYPIAALVGTDALSAAASEVYVTGSFWYSAVPMAAGIATVGEAVALDAPGLTRSAGDRFKAGLEAQSIAAGRPLQLTGPTQMPLLVFADDVHKKRAFAFTDAAIRRGVLLHPWHNMFLSTAHTDDVVDEALLRTQDAFDELASLDV, from the coding sequence ATGTACGGCCACATGACGGCCAACGAGCACACGATGCCGCCCTCCTTCCCGCAGTTCTACGCACGCGGTGAGGGGGCCCTGACCTGGGACGTCGACGGCAACCGCTACATCGACTTCATGTGCGCCTTCGGGCCGATGCTGCTGGGGCACCGCAACCCCCGGGTGGACGCCGCCGCGGCCGCCCAGCAGGCCCTCGGTGACACGCTCACCGGCCCCTCGGCCCGGATGGTGGAGTTCGCCGAGCTGCTGACCGACACCGTGGCGCACGCCGACTGGGCGGTGTTCGCCAAGAACGGCACCGACGCCACCTCGACGGCCATCCGGATCGCCCGGGCCGCCACCGGCAAGAGCAAGTTCCTCAAGGCCGCGGTCGCCTACCACGGCGCGAACGACTGGTTCACCCCCCGGGCGGTCGGGGTCACGGCCGAGGACCGGGCCAACATCGTCGAGTTCGAGTACAACGACGTCGCCTCGCTGCGGGCGGCCGTCGACGCCCACGCCGGGGACGTCGCCGCGATCATCGTGACCCCGTTCCGGCACGACGCCTTCGTCCCGCAGGAGCTGGTGGACCCGGCCTTCGCCCGGGCCGCCCGGGAGCTGGCCACCGCCGAGGGCGCGGCGCTGGTGCTCGACGAGGTGCGCACCGGCTTCCGGCTCGACGTCCGGGGTGCCTGGGAGTCCCTGGGCATCCGCCCGGACCTCACCGCCTTCTCCAAGGCGCTGGGCAACGGCTACCCGATCGCGGCCCTGGTCGGCACCGACGCGTTGAGCGCCGCTGCGTCCGAGGTCTACGTGACCGGGTCCTTCTGGTACTCCGCGGTGCCCATGGCGGCCGGCATCGCCACCGTCGGGGAGGCCGTCGCGCTGGACGCCCCGGGCCTCACCCGGTCGGCCGGCGACCGGTTCAAGGCGGGGCTGGAGGCCCAGTCGATCGCCGCCGGGCGGCCGCTGCAGCTCACCGGACCCACCCAGATGCCGCTGCTGGTGTTCGCCGACGACGTGCACAAGAAGCGTGCCTTCGCCTTCACCGACGCCGCGATCAGGCGCGGGGTGCTGCTGCACCCCTGGCACAACATGTTCCTCTCCACGGCCCACACCGACGACGTCGTCGACGAGGCGCTGCTGCGCACCCAGGACGCCTTCGACGAGCTCGCCTCGCTCGACGTCTGA
- a CDS encoding Lrp/AsnC family transcriptional regulator — translation MDELDAAILRELQSDARRTNRDVAAAVGVAPSTALERTRALRDRGVIRGATLDVDLASVGRPVQALIAIRVRPPSRRAIEAFRDWAQAQPETIGLFVVSGAEDFLVHVALADNQALYSFVVDRLTQRPEVGDVRTSVVYEHLRRPPRITATDSPISPAGAAGTGRSGAR, via the coding sequence GTGGACGAACTCGATGCGGCGATCCTGCGGGAACTCCAGTCCGATGCCCGGCGGACCAACCGGGACGTGGCGGCCGCCGTGGGGGTGGCGCCGTCCACGGCGCTGGAGCGCACCCGGGCGCTGCGGGACCGCGGGGTCATCCGGGGAGCCACCCTGGACGTCGACCTGGCGTCGGTCGGGCGCCCGGTGCAGGCGCTGATCGCCATCCGGGTGCGCCCGCCCTCCCGCCGCGCGATCGAGGCCTTCCGGGACTGGGCGCAGGCCCAGCCGGAGACGATCGGGCTGTTCGTCGTCTCCGGCGCCGAGGACTTCCTGGTGCACGTGGCCCTGGCCGACAACCAGGCGCTGTACTCCTTCGTCGTCGACCGGCTCACCCAGCGGCCGGAGGTCGGCGACGTGCGGACCAGCGTGGTCTACGAGCACCTGCGCCGGCCACCGCGTATCACCGCGACCGACTCCCCGATCAGCCCGGCTGGCGCAGCAGGTACCGGCCGAAGTGGGGCACGGTGA
- a CDS encoding class II aldolase/adducin family protein, which yields MEPVPPGADVQRARQAVAEGGRRLISEGLVTGTAGNVSIRVGDLVAVSPSSVPYDEVGPDEVCVVDLQGRVVAGSLRPSTETGLHLSVYAATDAGAIVHHHGLRSVAVSTVVDVLPPLHYYAVRLGGAPRVAPYHRYGTPELAAAVTGALQDRTAALMQNHGAVTYGADLDQAFERAHLLEWLCELFGEASALGRPRVLTDDELAEVAAAAYGGTPR from the coding sequence ATGGAGCCCGTCCCACCAGGTGCCGACGTCCAGCGCGCCCGCCAGGCCGTGGCCGAGGGCGGACGACGGCTGATCAGCGAGGGCCTGGTCACCGGGACCGCCGGCAACGTCAGCATCCGGGTCGGTGACCTGGTCGCGGTGTCGCCGTCCTCGGTGCCCTACGACGAGGTCGGACCCGACGAGGTCTGCGTGGTCGACCTGCAGGGCCGGGTGGTGGCCGGCAGCCTCCGCCCGTCCACCGAGACCGGGCTGCACCTGTCGGTCTACGCGGCCACCGACGCCGGCGCGATCGTGCACCACCACGGCCTGCGCAGCGTCGCCGTCTCCACCGTCGTGGACGTGCTCCCGCCCCTGCACTACTACGCCGTCCGGCTCGGGGGCGCCCCGCGCGTCGCGCCGTACCACCGTTACGGGACGCCGGAGCTCGCCGCCGCCGTGACCGGGGCCCTGCAGGACCGCACCGCCGCGCTGATGCAGAACCACGGTGCCGTGACGTACGGCGCCGACCTGGACCAGGCCTTCGAGCGGGCCCACCTGCTCGAGTGGCTCTGCGAGCTGTTCGGGGAGGCCAGCGCGCTGGGCCGCCCGCGGGTGCTCACCGACGACGAGCTCGCCGAGGTCGCCGCTGCCGCCTACGGAGGGACCCCCCGATGA
- a CDS encoding carbohydrate kinase family protein translates to MTHVVCIGPHIVDVLVRPVTEIPPGQGGVLIEDARITAAGTAAGTSVDLAKLGARVTSIGAIGSDSLGRLLRMLLADHGVETDRLVTREGGRTSTTILPIRPNGERPTMHLPGVTATLTADDVDLDLVARADVLHLGGPDVLGPFATEVAPGLLRHARGSGTTTTVDLLRSGAGPDVLELLRPLWPWVDLFVPNDDQLRSMTGLADLEEAARVLRGLGVGTVVVTCGAEGSLIVGEGPAERVPAFTLDVVDTTGCGDAFTAGLVVGLQLGWDLPVAARLATAAAALVAQGLGSDAGIVDLPSTLAYWAERADQVGLAPPSAQQG, encoded by the coding sequence ATGACCCACGTCGTCTGCATCGGCCCGCACATCGTCGACGTGCTGGTCCGCCCGGTCACCGAGATCCCGCCCGGACAGGGCGGGGTGCTGATCGAGGACGCGCGGATCACCGCGGCCGGGACCGCCGCCGGGACCTCGGTGGACCTGGCCAAGCTCGGCGCCCGGGTGACCTCGATCGGGGCCATCGGGTCGGACTCCCTGGGGCGGCTGCTCCGCATGCTGCTGGCCGACCACGGGGTCGAGACGGACCGGTTGGTCACCCGCGAGGGCGGCCGGACGTCGACGACGATCCTGCCGATCCGGCCCAACGGCGAGCGGCCCACGATGCACCTGCCCGGGGTCACCGCGACGCTGACCGCCGACGACGTGGACCTCGACCTGGTCGCCCGTGCCGACGTGCTGCACCTGGGTGGACCCGACGTCCTCGGCCCGTTCGCCACCGAGGTGGCACCGGGTCTGCTCCGGCACGCCCGCGGGTCGGGGACGACCACCACCGTGGACCTGCTGCGATCGGGCGCCGGACCGGACGTGCTGGAGCTGCTGAGGCCCCTGTGGCCCTGGGTGGACCTCTTCGTGCCCAACGACGACCAGCTGCGCTCGATGACCGGCCTCGCCGACCTCGAGGAGGCCGCCCGGGTGCTCCGGGGACTGGGCGTGGGCACGGTCGTGGTGACCTGCGGCGCCGAGGGCTCGCTGATCGTCGGGGAGGGCCCGGCCGAGCGCGTCCCGGCCTTCACCCTCGACGTCGTGGACACCACCGGGTGCGGCGACGCCTTCACCGCCGGGCTGGTCGTGGGTCTGCAGCTCGGCTGGGACCTGCCGGTGGCCGCGCGACTGGCCACCGCGGCCGCCGCGCTGGTCGCCCAGGGCCTGGGGTCGGACGCCGGCATCGTCGACCTGCCCTCGACCCTGGCGTACTGGGCCGAGCGGGCCGACCAGGTGGGCCTCGCCCCGCCCTCAGCCCAGCAGGGCTGA
- a CDS encoding TetR/AcrR family transcriptional regulator — MPKIVDHAERRREVLDATWRVIARTGLDSATTRAIAEEAGYSIGVLTHYFSDKQDILVSAHRLAFARARDRILAATRETTGIAALRLALLEALPLDAERFVEAQVDVSFLGQSVGNAHLRGIRSATYEGSRRLWRSFLDQADAGGELGPDADLALLVDDVVCLVDSLSIQAIVDPDHMTADHQVVLVDRFLARVSAGGAPAPAR; from the coding sequence GTGCCCAAGATCGTCGACCACGCCGAGCGTCGGCGGGAGGTCCTCGACGCCACGTGGCGGGTCATCGCCCGGACCGGACTGGACTCCGCGACAACCCGGGCGATCGCCGAGGAGGCCGGCTACTCCATCGGCGTGCTCACGCACTACTTCAGCGACAAGCAGGACATCCTGGTCTCCGCGCACCGGCTGGCGTTCGCACGGGCGCGCGACCGCATCCTCGCCGCCACCCGGGAGACCACCGGCATCGCGGCCCTGCGCCTGGCCCTGCTGGAGGCCCTCCCGCTGGACGCCGAGCGGTTCGTGGAGGCGCAGGTCGACGTGAGCTTCCTCGGCCAGTCGGTCGGCAACGCCCACCTGCGGGGCATCCGGAGCGCCACCTACGAGGGCTCCCGGCGGCTGTGGCGGTCCTTCCTGGACCAGGCCGACGCCGGCGGTGAGCTGGGCCCCGACGCCGATCTCGCGCTGCTCGTCGACGACGTCGTCTGCCTGGTCGACTCGCTGTCGATCCAGGCGATCGTCGACCCCGACCACATGACCGCCGACCACCAGGTCGTGCTCGTCGACCGGTTCCTGGCGCGGGTCAGCGCCGGTGGTGCACCGGCGCCCGCTCGCTGA
- a CDS encoding AEC family transporter, which translates to MTGVLAGFLVIGVVIGVGYLVGRRGVLGPHAQEVLSRASFLVATPALLFTTLAGAELGDVFSPVLLVTSVSALAAIAVFAVVGAVCGWGLGRTTIGALSASMVNSANLGIPIAIYVLGDATAVAPLLLFQLVVLVPASLVVLDLAVPGSGTTLRERLLAPVKNPVLIGSALGLLVSAFDVRVPGFLLDPIGLLGGLAVPAVLLAYGISLHGSPVPGRGAERAPVLTAVGVKLVGMPLVAWLLGLALGLGPQTLFVVVVLCALPAAQNIFTYAVTYRTAVDLARESITLSTVGSIPVLLVVSALLG; encoded by the coding sequence GTGACCGGGGTGCTGGCGGGGTTCCTGGTCATCGGGGTGGTCATCGGGGTCGGGTACCTCGTTGGCCGGCGCGGTGTGCTGGGCCCGCACGCGCAGGAGGTGCTCTCCCGGGCCTCGTTCCTCGTCGCGACGCCGGCGCTGCTGTTCACCACGCTGGCCGGGGCCGAGCTGGGGGACGTCTTCTCCCCCGTGCTGCTGGTGACCTCGGTGTCGGCGCTGGCGGCCATCGCGGTGTTCGCCGTCGTCGGCGCGGTGTGCGGGTGGGGGCTGGGGCGCACGACCATCGGGGCGCTGAGCGCGAGCATGGTCAACAGCGCCAACCTGGGCATCCCGATCGCGATCTACGTGCTCGGGGACGCCACCGCGGTCGCCCCGCTGCTGCTGTTCCAGCTGGTCGTGCTGGTCCCGGCGTCGCTGGTGGTGCTGGACCTCGCGGTCCCGGGCTCGGGGACGACGCTGCGCGAGCGGCTGCTGGCGCCGGTGAAGAACCCGGTGCTCATCGGGTCGGCGCTGGGCCTGCTGGTCAGCGCCTTCGACGTCCGGGTGCCCGGCTTCCTGCTCGACCCGATCGGGCTGCTGGGCGGCCTCGCCGTCCCCGCGGTGCTGCTGGCCTACGGCATCTCGCTGCACGGCAGTCCGGTGCCCGGCCGCGGGGCCGAGCGGGCGCCGGTGCTGACCGCGGTCGGCGTCAAGCTGGTCGGCATGCCGTTGGTGGCCTGGCTGCTCGGGCTCGCGCTGGGGCTGGGGCCGCAGACGCTCTTCGTCGTCGTGGTGCTCTGCGCGCTGCCCGCGGCGCAGAACATCTTCACCTACGCGGTCACCTACCGGACGGCCGTCGACCTGGCCCGGGAGTCGATCACGCTGAGCACGGTGGGCTCCATCCCGGTGCTGCTGGTGGTGTCAGCCCTGCTGGGCTGA